A DNA window from Acropora palmata chromosome 12, jaAcrPala1.3, whole genome shotgun sequence contains the following coding sequences:
- the LOC141859336 gene encoding mediator of RNA polymerase II transcription subunit 30-like codes for MATKWGHSVSMSVSSGIREEKKTTRASNVQQLNEISLSIQGQQTVQDIVSKATDLFRCLEDVKIVVDDKSKVETRNNSKKIQEALNGIKELFSRLRAIYDETNRRVDIPQGDNLEDLFPLKSEAQESEMEVPKDASAVQIEHDTLQEKLRSKNKEIKDLIDKLRTLMWDINIMMAVKPS; via the exons atggcgaccAAATGGGGTCACTCAGTGAGTATGTCCGTTTCCAGCGGAATacgagaagagaaaaagaCGACCAGGGCCTCAAACGTGCAGCAGCTGAACGAAATATCCCTTTCGATACAAGGACAGCAAACTGTTCAGGATATAGTCAGCAAAGCGACAGATCTTTTCCGCTGTTTAGAAGACGTCAAGATTGTAGTCGATGATAAGTCAAAAGTGGAGACAAGAAATAACAGCAAGAAAATACAAGAGGCCTTGAATGGAATAAAAGAGCTCTTCTCTCGGCTCAGAGCTATCTATGACGAAACTAACCGACGCGTAGATATTCCTCAAGGAGATAATCTAGAG GACCTTTTTCCTCTGAAGAGTGAAGCACAGGAATCCGAAATGGAAGTGCCAAAAGATGCTTCTGCAGTTCAGATTGAACATGACACTCTCCAAGAG AAACTTCGAAGcaaaaataaggaaatcaAGGACTTGATAGACAAGCTAAGAACTTTAATGTGGGATATAAACATCATGATGGCTGTTAAACCAAGCTAA
- the LOC141859349 gene encoding uncharacterized protein LOC141859349: protein MTEAREGLKTNSVQLEIGERQMGEGLESCERSNFEETNCKYSNAPEVESLLRETISQLESALGESTKLLAERDNEICSLRKDLGVGLGERANNVSVALDEEVKRSQKRVIDLEKVVQKLQQDVTMYKAERESLLLKEYGDCGIATGQTCYCGSLCGAMKEMVELKKKLQVTEQKYSNLKRAFKTLERSKVRIGTSMAHCKSQSKENEAGEKSYLKLEDFEIDFFDDESEKEETNKQRESNKDFISDSVSLTSNSLLRATICELERALSDTRRLLFERDKENSVLRQDLEKSRKDLHKENQARKKLEVEKESHNEKVKKEENEKSKLRQEIEELKEKLLEFEEATENADCDEIVPCCSSMHELLELRRKLNETEKQLEEFYSNNKAGNENIITTKQGVGSASKTQKSTQKETQTQLKMKFLRDAFFYYMIDFHADEQMKAILAILDYEDRRSDIIFESHKMKRQGKKFTVTEVSSRSLTFVHEEKR from the exons ATGACCGAGGCGCGCGAAGGGCTGAAAACAAACAGTGTACAACTGGAAATTGGCGAGCGACAAATGGGAGAAGGCTTGGAATCATGTGAAAGAAGCAACTTCGAGGAGACAAACTGCAAGTACAGCAATGCGCCAGAAGTAGAATCTCTTCTTCGAGAGACGATAAGTCAGTTAGAATCTGCGCTAGGCGAATCAACGAAATTACTCGCCGAGAGAGACAACGAAATTTGTTCTTTGAGGAAAGATTTGGGTGTAGGTCTCGGCGAACGCGCAAACAATGTCAGCGTTGCATTGGACGAGGAAGTAAAGAGATCTCAAAAGCGCGTGATTGATTTAGAGAAGGTTGTTCAGAAACTTCAACAGGATGTTACCATGTACAAAGCTGAGAGGGAGAGTTTATTACTGAAGGAGTATGGAGACTGCGGTATCGCCACGGGACAGACTTGTTATTGTGGCTCGCTATGTGGGGCCATGAAAGAAATGGTGGAGCTTAAGAAGAAGCTGCAAGTAACAGAACAAAAGTATAGCAATCTGAAACGAGCGTTTAAAACTTTGGAGAGAAGCAAAGTTAGAATTGGA ACATCGATGGCGCATTGCAAAAGCCAAAGTAAAGAGAACGAGGCCGGCGAGAAGTCTTACCTCAAACTGGAAGATTTCGAGATCGATTTTTTCGACGATGAGTCGGAGAAAGAAGAAACTAATAAGCAAAGGGAAAGTAACAAAGATTTCATCTCCGATTCGGTCTCTTTGACGTCGAATTCTTTGTTAAGAGCCACCATTTGCGAACTGGAGAGAGCGTTAAGCGACACAAGGCGATTGCTGTTTGAACGAGACAAGGAAAACAGCGTTTTGCGTCAAGATCTGGAGAAATCTCGCAAGGATCTACACAAAGAGAACCAAGCGAGGAAGAAACTTGAAGTGGAAAAAGAGTCACATAATGAGAAAGTtaagaaagaggaaaatgaGAAATCAAAACTACGACAAGAAATCGaagaactgaaagaaaaattactgGAGTTCGAAGAAGCTACAGAAAATGCAGATTGTGACGAAATTGTTCCATGTTGCTCTTCGATGCACGAGTTATTGGAGTTACGGCGTAAATTAAAcgaaactgaaaaacaactgGAAGAATTTTACTCAAATAACAAGGCAGGTAATGAAAATATAATAACAACAAAGCAAGGTGTGGGGAGCGCGTCAAAGACACAGAAGTCGACGCAAAAAGAGACACAAACGcagttgaaaatgaaatttcttcGAGATGCGTTTTTCTATTATATGATTGACTTTCATGCTGACGaacaaatgaaggctattctAGCCATTTTGGATTATGAGGACCGCAGATCTGACATAATATTTGAATCacataaaatgaaaagacaaggAAAGAAATTCACTGTGACGGAAGTTTCGAGCAGATCATTGACGTTTGTTCACGAAGAGAAGCGCTAA